In a single window of the Gossypium hirsutum isolate 1008001.06 chromosome D02, Gossypium_hirsutum_v2.1, whole genome shotgun sequence genome:
- the LOC107960818 gene encoding uncharacterized protein, which produces MAELNGLEERTLTSDVDRRQRQHEGNTRVAIYFDAAFDGRFSKSASGLVARGLMGEILASMTVLHTAMLSPFMSEAHAGLQAVKLGISMGFNSIEIVGDSRMVIQKCKSTASDKSVIGAIIRDIQSKKDHFQEINFQFVQRSGNGCAHELAKEALKRGEEQYLEGAVIVYNRREQEERWPRHPD; this is translated from the coding sequence ATGGCAGAGTTAAATGGGCTGGAGGAAAGAACGCTTACCTCAGATGTTGATAGAAGGCAAAGACAACATGAAGGGAACACAAGGGTAGCAATTTATTTTGACGCAGCTTTCGACGGAAGATTTTCCAAATCGGCTTCGGGTCTGGTGGCTCGGGGATTGATGGGCGAGATTTTAGCCTCGATGACAGTCCTACACACCGCAATGTTGTCCCCGTTCATGTCAGAGGCACATGCAGGTTTACAAGCCGTTAAATTAGGAATTTCAATGGGTTTTAACTCAATAGAAATTGTAGGGGATTCAAGAATGGTAATTCAAAAATGTAAATCAACAGCGTCAGATAAATCAGTTATTGGGGCAATTATTAGAGACATTCAAAGCAAAAAAGACCATTTTCAAGAAATCAATTTCCAGTTTGTTCAAAGATCAGGAAATGGTTGTGCCCACGAACTCGCGAAAGAAGCATTAAAAAGGGGAGAAGAACAGTACCTGGAGGGAGCAGTTATAGTCTACAATCGACGCGAACAAGAGGAAAGATGGCCGAGGCACCCAGATTGA
- the LOC121214887 gene encoding uncharacterized protein has product MEDHTFVVGQEFPDVKAFRNAIKEAAIAQHFELRIVKSDLIRYFDKCTTEGCPWRIRAVKLPNAPTFTIRSLEGTHTCGKNAQNGHHQASVDWIVSFIEERLRDNINYKPKDILHDIHKQYGIIIQYKQAWRAKERGLAAIYGSSEEGYCMLPTFCEQIKKTNPGSIAEVFTTGADNRFQRLFISFHASICGFLSGCLPIVGLGGIQLKSKYLGTLLSATAFDADGGLFPLAFGIVDTENDDSWIWFLSELHKALEMNSEKMP; this is encoded by the coding sequence ATGGAAGACCACACTTTTGTTGTTGGTCAGGAGTTCCCTGATGTCAAGGCTTTCCGTAACGCTATTAAGGAAGCTGCCATTGCACAGCACTTTGAGCTGCGTATTGTAAAGAGTGACCTTATCCGTTACTTTGATAAGTGCACCACAGAAGGATGTCCATGGCGTATTCGTGCAGTTAAGCTTCCCAATGCTCCGACTTTCACAATTAGAAGTCTTGAAGGAACACATACTTGTGGGAAAAATGCACAAAATGGGCACCATCAAGCTTCTGTGGATTGGATTGTGAGTTTTATAGAGGAACGACTACGGGATAACATCAATTACAAACCAAAGGATATATTGCATGACATTCATAAACAATATGGGATCATCATACAATACAAGCAAGCTTGGCGTGCAAAGGAACGGGGACTTGCTGCTATTTATGGCTCTTCAGAAGAAGGATACTGCATGCTTCCCACATTTTGTGagcaaataaagaaaacaaacccTGGAAGTATTGCAGAGGTATTCACCACTGGTGCAGATAACCGTTTCCAGCGGCTGTTTATTTCCTTTCATGCATCCATATGTGGATTCTTGAGTGGATGCTTGCCTATTGTTGGGCTTGGTGGAATCCAGCTTAAAAGCAAATACCTCGGTACTTTGCTTTCAGCAACTGCTTTTGATGCTGATGGTGGTTTATTTCCTCTTGCATTTGGCATTGTTGATACAGAAAACGATGATAGCTGGATCTGGTTCTTATCAGAGTTGCATAAGGCTTTGGAGATGAATTCTGAGAAAATGCCATAG